In Procambarus clarkii isolate CNS0578487 chromosome 25, FALCON_Pclarkii_2.0, whole genome shotgun sequence, the following proteins share a genomic window:
- the LOC138368591 gene encoding pneumococcal serine-rich repeat protein-like codes for MATEKTGRHLKGLQNHLSRLLDKCDNCLGTNSIDVFRLKISTKVASQKYDQVKDTIESYRIILLVSNTDQDELSLIESDLADYEDIIQDKLDHYNKVLATQNVPDWLEHFCSRPIPKQAPSSDEIHELPQNDGNPLNNTDPYTGSTTEVKPSFSTISSNTTSHNNSFTESDKFSDISSQYSLDSINSIHEATELNSLSQEPREISEAADGTPSDSEPENEDNAESAAAAVIKAEAKQEASSNTTSGSDDVWPEPKHSQRSSSAWADVGDFDACGSAGDGGVAPVALHTTVTAEVHFPEDASAGVSASTSDMVSAVPASASGSDDVWPEPKHSQRSSSAWADVGDFDACGSAGDGGVVPVALHTTVTVEVHFPEDASAGVSASTSDMVSAVPASGASPALDGSGSSWGVVPPAEVRGERSGLVLLLKKTAHSGSSVTPSSIPVSSTAVSTPIPSPAISSVSPAVSVEALPSRRLSPAPVRTATRPSRQPSHASSKDVACAPQPCYVTCVVPPVVEAAAVLHRASVRPAGGTRVFGSPSGSNDLRPEPKRSRRSSSAWADFGELGDCGSLGVDDVEPDVSLSPRLVVAEVHVPADAGAQVSGVPSIPSPPGNSPQWEVVAPAPRDGVVAGAGPGLVVTLRKDARRPGSLQSSGGVPVAAGAPVVVSYVQPPLVRVCVGDLGDVLPASVMPPSHWSAIAELLLNDEPGEFHGGGVPLM; via the exons ATGGCTACAGAAAAAACTGGAAGACACTTGAAAGGTCTTCAAAATCACTTATCAAGACTACttgacaaatgtgacaactgtttaggaACTAACTCAATTGACGTCTTCAGGCTAAAAAtttccacaaaggtggctagccaaaaatatgaccAAGTAAAGGATACAATAGAGTCTTATAGGATCATACTCcttgtcagtaatactgaccAAGACGAATTGAGTCTGATAGAATCTGACCTTGCCGACTATGAAGATataattcaagacaagttagatcactaCAATAAAGTGCTTGCAacccaaaatgttcctgattggtTAGAACATTTTTGTAGTAGACCTATACCcaagcaagcacccagctcagatgaaatacatgagctacctcaaaatgaCGGGAATCCTCTAAACAATACTGATCCctacacaggatcaacaactgaagttaaaccttcattttctacaatctcatctaatacaacttcacatAATAATTCATTCACAGAGTCTGATAAATTTTCAGACATCTCTTCTCAatattccctggattctataaattcaatacatgaggctactgaattaaatagtctctcacaggaacccagagaaataagtgaagctgcagatggaaCTCCCAGTgactctgaaccagaaaatgaagaTAATGCTGAATCTGCAGCAgcagctgtaattaaagctgaggctaagcaagaagcctcaagcaacacaa cctccgggtctgatgatgtgtggCCAGAGCCTAAGCATTCCCAGCGTTCGTCTTCAGCATGGGCTGACGTTGGCGATTTCGACGCTTGTGGATCTGCCGGcgacggaggggtggctccggtAGCGTTGCATACTACGGTGACTGCGGAGGTGCATTTTCCTGAGGACGCCagtgccggtgtttcggcctccacttcagatatggtgtctgcggttcctgcttcag cctccgggtctgatgatgtgtggCCAGAGCCTAAGCATTCCCAGCGTTCGTCTTCAGCATGGGCTGACGTTGGCGATTTCGACGCTTGTGGATCTGCCGGCGACGGAGGGGTGGTTCCGGTAGCGTTGCATACTACGGTGACTGTGGAGGTGCATTTTCCTGAGGACGCCagtgccggtgtttcggcctccacttcagatatggtgtctgcggttcctgcttcaggtgcgtcgcCTGCcttggatggctccggttcttcgtggggggtggttccccctgctgaggttcgTGGTGAGCGGAGTGGCCTGGTGTTGCTGTTGAAAAAGACTGCTCACTCTGGaagttctgtaaccccttcctcgaTCCCCGTTTCATCGACTGCGGTCTCGACGCCTATTCCGTCTCCGGCtatctcttcagtgtctcctgcggtctcggtggaggcgttaccatctcgtcgattgtcccctgctcctgtgcgtacggcaACGCGGCCGTCTCGGCAGCCCTCGCATGCTTCCTCGAAAGACGTGGCTTGCGCTCCCCAGCCTTGTTATGTGACTTGCGTCG ttccccctgtggtggaggctgctgccgttctgcatcgggcgtcggttcgtccagctGGTGGGACCCGTGTTTTTGGGTCCCCTTCCGGCTCTAACGatctccggccggagcccaagcgttccaggcgttcgtcgtctgcctgggccgattTTGGGGAACTCGGTGACTGTGGGTCCTTGGGTGTTGACGATGTGGAACCGGATGTGTCGCTGTCTCCACGGttagtggtggcagaggttcatgtgcctgctgatgctggtgcccaggtctcgggggtgccttccattccttctccgcctgggaattctccgcagtgggaggtggtggctccCGCTCCCAGGGATGGGGTGGTTGCTGGTGCTGGGCCTGGCCTGGTTGTGACCTtaaggaaggatgcgcgccgccctggttctctgcagtcgtctggtggtgtgcccgtggccgctggtgccccggtggtggtgtcctatgtccagccccctcttgtgagggtgtgtgttggggacctgggggacgtgttgccggcgtcggtgATGCCACCAAGTCACTGGTCGGCGATTGCTGAGTTACTGCTGAATGACGAGCCGGGGGAATTTcatggtgggggtgttccctTGATGTAG